The genomic interval CCATCGACGCGACACCCCGGTACACGCTCGCGCTCGGAGGCATCGTCATCGGCGGGTCCATGACGACGGCCACGCTCGCGGGACGCCGGCTGGCATCGAGTCTCCGCCTGCGCTGGGCCGAGGTCGAAGCCTGGCTCGCACTCGGGGCCACACGCCGACAGGCGACGGCGGTCATCGCACGCGAGTCTGTCGCCGAGGCCCTCGTCCCGGCCATCGACCAGACCCGCACCACCGGGCTGGTCACCTTGCCGGGGGCGTTCGTCGGCGCGATCTTCGGTGGCGCATCTCCGGTCGAGGCCGGACGCTTCCAGATCGTCGTGCTTGCTGCCATTCTCGCTGCAGGGGCCGTGACTGCCGTCCTGCTACTGACCGCCATCGCGCCGACCCCGACCAGACCTATGGCACCCCCGGGCTGAGCAGGCCCACTGCAATCTGGACAGCGCCTCCGCGACGCACACTCAGCCCAAATCCACCGCTCGGCGGCTGTCCGGGTGGGTCTGTCTTGTGCCCGAGAGCCGCGGGTGTGGCCGCTGATCTGCGAAAATGGGTACCTCTGGCATGGACTGGTCCGCGGTGAAGCCCTGTCACCTTGTGGGTGAAGAGGCTTCGGGCAGGCGATCGCGGCACTGGCGGTGCGGCAGGCTCTCGCCTCAGGTTGCCCAGTCGCTCTTGACGGATCATCTGAAGGCCGAGGTCGACCAGCGCGAGCGGACAACTGGCTGACCGCCACCGCGCCCGAGCGATCTCCCGCTTGTCGAACCGTTCGGTCAGCGTCAGCACGGCATCGGGCGGGCCGCGTGTCGGAGACTCGACCATGCTCCGTTCGATGCGCCGTCCGCCCATCCGCCTTCCTCGACTCGCCGCAGCCCTGCTTGTTCTGTGCACGCTGTCGTTCGGTCTTGCCTCCCCTGCGGCGGCATCTGCGCCGGAAGTGATGCCCTTGAGTTCGGCTTCGTGTGCTGCCGGTCGCTTCTGCCTGTGGTCGGGCAGCATGTATGCCGGTACGTTCTACGGCACGACTGGCAACCAGAACGTGACTGGATTGTCGAGCGCAAAGTCGGTGTGGAACCGGTCTGGGCGAGCCGTCCGCGTGTTCTCGGGTGCTGCGGGCACCGGCACGTCCCAGTGCTTCGCGGCCGGGGTGCAGTCTGCGTCGGTGTCGGTGCCCGCCGGATCGGTGCGGTTCTTGACCACGACGTCGTGCTAGATCGCTTCCGTCACGGCCCTGGTCCTCAGACTGAGTTCGACGGTTTCGAGGAGTTTGCGCGTTGCGTGTACTCCTGTCTTCACGGGTACGTGCTGCGCCAGGTCGGCCCGAACGATGTCGACGACGTCGTCTCTGAGGCACTCACGGTGGCGTGGCGTCGCTGGGGCGACCGCCCGCCAACGGGGGACCGGTGCCGGGCGTGGGTGTTCGGGATCGCCCACAAGAAGGTCCTCGAGTTGTACCGCGCCCGCGACCGGGACCGGTGCGTCGTGGATGCCGTCGCGGCCCAGCCGCCTGGCGCGTCTGCGGCCGTCGACGACGTCGTGGCCACGGACCGGGTGCAGCGCTGGCTCGGCGAGTTGCCCGTGCATGAACGGGCGTCGGTGTACCTGGTGGCGATCTGCGGGTTCACCCTCGCCGAGGTGGGGATGATCCTGGGGCACCCGACCTCGACGATCAGTGCGCGGGTCACCCGCGCGCTGCGGCGGATGCGCCCGCTCGCCGACACCGAGATGGCATCCGGCGACACCGAGATGGCGCTGGTCAACACGCAGATGGAAGGGAGCGGTCGTGGCCTCGGACGATGAGCAGGTTGTCGCCGAGCTGCGCGCGCTCCTTCGCGAGCAAGGCGTGTTGCCGTTGCCTGCCGAGCACCTCCCGGACCCCGACGACGTCGAGCGGATGCTGTGGCGGATCCGGGCCGCCGATCGGCGCCGCAAGGTCACGCGGGGGCGTGGCTGGCGTCGGCGGCCGCCGTGGTGACTGCGGTCACGCTCGCGATGACCATGGTGTTCGGGTCGGCTCCTGCGATGGCGTTCCCGGCGCCCCTGGAGTACACCATCGCTACCCCGCAGGGCGCGGCTGATGCTCCCGGCGCACACGAGGAGCTCCGCGAGGCGGCGCTAGCCGCACGGAACTACCCGCTGTCGGGCACGGGCGACGTGCACTATGTCGCACGTTCGGGATGGCTGATGTCCGTGGACGCGGGCGACGACGTCGAGGCCGACCTGGTCCCGACCGTCACGCAAATGTGGCTGGGACCAGACGGGTCGGCCCGCATGGACCAGTCACGCGGCGCCCCCTCGACCTGGACGGTCTGCTCAAGTCGACCGACACCCCAGCACCGGGTGTCCTGGAGTCCACCGACACCGCCGAAGCAGGGACCTTCGACCCGCACCTGCCCGACACGCTGCCCCGCGACCCGCAGACCCTTCGAGTAGCCCTCCTGGACCGTTCGGCGTTGCCTGCCACCGCAAGCGCTGCGGAGCGAGCCTGGACACTCGCCGCCCAGATCGCGGACCTTCATGGTCTTTACGTCATCCCGTCCGACCTCGCCGCCGCCATGTGGGAGGTCCTCGCCGACGAGCCCGCTGTCCGTCTCCTCGGGCTCACCACGGCACGCGACGGGCGACCCGCTCACGGGTTCGCCATCGCCTGGGACCGGCCCGACACGGGCGCGCACCAGGTCTTCGTGCTCCACGTCTCGACGACCACCGGTCAGCTCATTGGCACCGAGACCATCACCGTCACCGACCCGGCACTCGACGTCACGGAACCCACGGTGACCGGGTTCGAGGTCTGGCTGAGCACCGGGATGGTCGACACGATCGGGACACCCGGCCCGTGATGTGACGCACGCCATACGGAATCCTGCGTAAATCCGAGGCCCAGATGTCACGTACAGGGTGAGCGGGCCAACCGGCCACGCTCACACCGGGTCAGATACCCGGCGTCACTCGGCAAGGAGGGACAGCAATGAGCACCATCAAGAGACCGCTGCTCCGGAAGCCCCAACTCGTCGTTCTCGATGGAAGTCAAACTCTCCACCTCCCGCAACAAGATCAACTCCATCGTCAACAACGGCACCAAGAAGATGGCGTACTTCTACGACAACTTGGACTACAGCGGAGCCGTCGTCTTCCTGGGCAACCCGGTGATCGGGGGCCAGTGGCGGGATCCGAACCTCTCGAACGGGACGGACGCGACCCCGATCGCGTTCGCCAACCGGATCGAGTCTGCCCGGTTCCAGTAGGAGTCGGCCCAGGAAGAGGACAAGCAAAGACATGACACGGCACAGAGTCCCGGCCATTCTCGTGATGGCTGGGGCTCTGCTCGCAGGCGGTCTGATCACCGCGTGCGAGCAGAGTCCCGCATCGAGCAGCGAAGCTCTCACGGCCCAAGAGGTGGCGGCCCGCTACGGCTATGACATCGACCGTGAGACGACAACCCCCGTGT from Xylanimonas allomyrinae carries:
- a CDS encoding ABC transporter permease, with the protein product MTETLVRAVAGVALLVVITATVLWWARVPRPWAPGKAVLRGTLQLAAISLVLRGVIGDARWVALAMTVMFAVASVTVARRLGLGPSRAVPVVAAMGVGVAVALGTAFGTGAIDATPRYTLALGGIVIGGSMTTATLAGRRLASSLRLRWAEVEAWLALGATRRQATAVIARESVAEALVPAIDQTRTTGLVTLPGAFVGAIFGGASPVEAGRFQIVVLAAILAAGAVTAVLLLTAIAPTPTRPMAPPG
- a CDS encoding RNA polymerase sigma factor, coding for MYSCLHGYVLRQVGPNDVDDVVSEALTVAWRRWGDRPPTGDRCRAWVFGIAHKKVLELYRARDRDRCVVDAVAAQPPGASAAVDDVVATDRVQRWLGELPVHERASVYLVAICGFTLAEVGMILGHPTSTISARVTRALRRMRPLADTEMASGDTEMALVNTQMEGSGRGLGR